One window of the Desulfofalx alkaliphila DSM 12257 genome contains the following:
- a CDS encoding metal ABC transporter substrate-binding protein has translation MLRKNYYISLVIVLTAMLFLTGCATSSTAGDTEVNQGEDKLIVYTTIFPLYDFTRNVGGDLVEVINFIPLGQDAHHWEPTPSALANLKNADIFIYNGLGMEAWLDKLLGNYPNILAVDASEGIELISNSHHDDDHQHSHGKDEPVYDPHIWLDPLNAKEQVKTILRVLIERDPENKEYYTANAQNYLNQLDDLHKDYQEALANTTLKKFVVSHAAFEYLARRYGLEQIAIRGVFADSEPGPATMKEIVNITKDSGLKYIFHETMISPKVSEVIAQEAGVDTLCLNPIASVTEDEMNAGASYIGKMRENLSNLSKALD, from the coding sequence TTGTTGAGAAAGAATTACTACATTTCCCTGGTAATTGTTTTAACAGCAATGCTTTTTTTGACTGGCTGTGCCACTTCGTCAACAGCGGGGGATACTGAAGTTAATCAAGGGGAGGATAAACTTATAGTTTACACCACAATCTTTCCCCTCTACGATTTTACCCGCAATGTGGGAGGCGACCTGGTTGAGGTAATCAATTTTATACCGCTGGGTCAAGATGCCCATCATTGGGAACCCACCCCCTCTGCCCTTGCTAACTTAAAAAATGCAGATATTTTTATCTATAACGGTCTTGGCATGGAGGCCTGGCTAGACAAGTTATTGGGGAATTATCCTAACATCTTGGCAGTTGATGCCAGTGAAGGCATTGAACTGATCTCCAACTCACACCATGATGATGACCACCAGCACAGCCATGGCAAAGATGAGCCGGTCTATGATCCCCACATCTGGTTAGATCCGTTAAATGCCAAAGAGCAGGTAAAAACCATATTAAGGGTCTTGATAGAAAGGGACCCGGAGAACAAAGAGTATTACACCGCCAATGCCCAAAACTACCTTAATCAGCTTGATGACCTACATAAAGATTACCAAGAGGCGTTAGCAAATACCACACTGAAAAAGTTCGTGGTTTCACATGCTGCATTTGAATATTTGGCCCGACGCTATGGTTTAGAGCAAATTGCCATTAGGGGAGTTTTTGCTGATAGCGAACCGGGGCCGGCAACTATGAAAGAAATAGTGAACATTACTAAGGACAGCGGGCTTAAGTATATTTTCCATGAGACCATGATAAGTCCTAAGGTAAGTGAAGTAATAGCCCAGGAGGCCGGTGTTGACACCCTTTGCCTCAATCCTATCGCTTCGGTAACTGAAGATGAAATGAATGCAGGTGCCAGTTACATTGGCAAAATGAGAGAAAATTTAAGCAACTTATCAAAAGCGCTGGATTAA
- the polX gene encoding DNA polymerase/3'-5' exonuclease PolX, with the protein MQNVEVSWIFHEIADLLEIKGGDFFKIRAYRNAAKTIYRLEQPLDQLVRSGEINKLPGIGKAIAAKIEEIIKTGTCKTHQELLEEIPRGVLEITSLPGIGPKKARLLFKKLGVLSLDQLEQAAKDRQVRKVPGMSSKTELEILRNIKAIRSSGEKTVLGLAREIGAELRKYLLSLPGVKRVEIGGSTRRWREAVSDLDLVVAAEQASLVIAAMLKHPRVTEVLDQSERSIKVLTWWGVPVELSVVPPHRFVLAWHRNSGSKNHYRQLQKLAKEKGIELSHGGLSVDGKPVEVKDEADIYRALGMQYIPPEIREDRGEIEAAKTGTLPKLVEIDDIKGDLHSHTTWSDASASLEEMVAAAKNRGYEYLAVTDHSGSLKIANGLDEKRLAEQCKVIERLNRQEEDFTILTGVECDILSDGRLDHPDRVLEELDVVVASVHRNFKMDKKAMTDRIIAAIEHEHVDIIGHVTGRLLGRRSGYEVDMEKVLEAAAKYNTVLEINSSPERLDLNEDNAALARDLGVKIAINTDAHDTGRLEDIIYGVAVARRAWLGPEDVVNTLEVDELLKTLR; encoded by the coding sequence ATGCAAAATGTAGAAGTGTCATGGATATTTCATGAAATAGCAGATTTGCTGGAGATAAAGGGCGGAGACTTTTTCAAAATAAGGGCATATCGCAATGCCGCCAAAACCATTTATAGGCTGGAACAGCCACTGGACCAACTGGTCCGGTCGGGAGAGATAAATAAACTGCCCGGTATCGGTAAGGCTATTGCTGCCAAAATAGAAGAAATAATAAAAACAGGGACTTGTAAAACCCACCAAGAGCTACTGGAAGAAATTCCCCGGGGTGTGTTGGAAATTACTTCCCTGCCCGGCATTGGCCCCAAAAAGGCGCGGTTATTATTCAAGAAACTGGGTGTCCTTTCATTGGACCAGCTGGAGCAAGCAGCCAAAGACCGGCAGGTGCGTAAGGTGCCCGGAATGAGCTCGAAAACTGAATTGGAAATACTGCGGAATATTAAAGCCATTAGGTCATCCGGAGAAAAAACGGTACTGGGGCTGGCCCGGGAAATAGGTGCAGAGCTTAGAAAATATTTATTATCTCTGCCGGGAGTTAAAAGAGTTGAGATTGGCGGCAGTACCCGCCGGTGGAGAGAGGCGGTGTCTGATTTAGACCTGGTGGTGGCAGCAGAGCAGGCTTCATTGGTAATTGCTGCCATGCTAAAGCATCCTCGGGTTACAGAGGTTCTGGATCAAAGCGAACGTAGTATAAAGGTGTTAACTTGGTGGGGTGTGCCCGTTGAGCTGTCAGTTGTTCCGCCCCACCGGTTTGTACTTGCCTGGCACCGGAATAGCGGCAGTAAAAACCACTATAGGCAGCTGCAAAAACTAGCCAAAGAAAAGGGAATAGAATTGAGTCATGGCGGGTTATCGGTTGACGGTAAACCCGTGGAGGTCAAGGATGAGGCGGATATATACAGGGCGCTGGGTATGCAATATATCCCTCCGGAAATAAGGGAGGACAGGGGAGAAATAGAGGCGGCCAAAACAGGAACTTTACCTAAATTGGTGGAAATAGATGACATTAAAGGTGATTTACATAGTCACACCACCTGGAGTGACGCTTCGGCATCACTGGAAGAAATGGTGGCCGCCGCCAAGAACAGGGGTTATGAATACTTAGCTGTTACTGATCACTCCGGCTCCCTTAAAATTGCCAACGGGCTGGATGAAAAGCGGCTGGCAGAACAGTGTAAAGTTATAGAACGGCTTAACCGGCAGGAAGAGGATTTTACCATCCTCACCGGGGTGGAATGTGATATTTTATCTGACGGCAGACTTGACCACCCCGACCGTGTGCTGGAAGAATTGGATGTTGTGGTGGCTTCGGTGCACAGAAACTTTAAAATGGATAAAAAGGCAATGACCGATAGAATCATTGCGGCCATAGAGCACGAACACGTGGATATCATCGGTCATGTTACCGGCAGGCTGCTGGGGCGGCGCAGTGGCTATGAGGTAGATATGGAGAAGGTATTGGAGGCCGCCGCTAAGTACAATACCGTGTTAGAAATTAATTCCTCCCCGGAACGCCTGGATTTAAATGAAGATAACGCGGCCCTTGCCAGGGATTTAGGTGTAAAGATAGCAATAAATACCGATGCCCACGATACGGGCAGGTTAGAGGACATTATATATGGTGTGGCGGTGGCCAGAAGGGCATGGCTGGGACCGGAGGATGTTGTAAATACTTTAGAGGTGGATGAACTTTTAAAAACCTTAAGATAA
- the rlmB gene encoding 23S rRNA (guanosine(2251)-2'-O)-methyltransferase RlmB, with the protein MELNKSNWKIKYLRKLGRRQFRLKERKFIIEGVRFVEELLGSGWQVQSLFYSTKLLENSRGKKLLEQAKGRKIDCWQISENLFKELADTETPQGVLALVDMPCYDIQHILTASNPLLVVVDGVQDPGNLGTIIRSADAAAATGVITLKGTVDLYNPKTLRSTMGSIFHLPIITEQQPNETVNILKQKGIKIVVGEPRGGVDINQINLTQPVALVVGSEAKGAGTEITKAADLNATIPMPGNAESLNVSVACGVMLYEVVRQRL; encoded by the coding sequence ATGGAGCTAAATAAAAGCAATTGGAAAATTAAATATCTTCGCAAACTTGGCCGCCGGCAATTTCGCCTGAAGGAAAGAAAATTTATTATTGAAGGGGTACGATTTGTGGAAGAGTTGCTGGGCTCCGGTTGGCAAGTACAAAGTTTATTTTATTCAACCAAATTGTTGGAAAACAGCCGGGGTAAAAAGCTTTTGGAGCAGGCCAAGGGGAGAAAAATTGATTGTTGGCAGATTTCAGAAAATCTTTTTAAGGAGCTGGCGGATACCGAAACCCCCCAGGGTGTGCTGGCCCTGGTTGACATGCCCTGTTATGATATACAGCACATTTTAACAGCGAGTAACCCCTTATTGGTTGTGGTGGACGGGGTGCAGGATCCCGGCAACTTAGGCACCATTATTCGCAGTGCCGATGCCGCCGCTGCAACGGGGGTTATTACCCTCAAGGGCACCGTAGATTTGTATAACCCAAAGACACTGCGATCGACCATGGGCTCAATCTTTCATTTGCCCATTATCACAGAGCAGCAGCCCAACGAAACTGTAAATATATTAAAACAAAAGGGCATTAAGATTGTGGTTGGTGAGCCCCGCGGTGGTGTTGACATCAACCAAATAAATTTAACACAGCCGGTGGCCCTGGTGGTGGGTAGCGAGGCCAAGGGGGCCGGTACAGAAATTACCAAGGCCGCCGACCTCAATGCCACCATACCCATGCCCGGGAACGCAGAGTCATTAAACGTATCAGTGGCCTGTGGGGTTATGCTGTACGAAGTGGTAAGGCAGAGGCTTTAA
- the pheT gene encoding phenylalanine--tRNA ligase subunit beta: protein MQVSYKWLQEYVDLNISPRELADRLTMAGVAVENVNYLGEGISNVVTGQIVKIDPHPNADKLIICQVTTDGENRIQIVTGATNVSEGDKVPVAKEGAKLPGGIVIKKSKLRGEESRGMLCSGQELAIDSKLMPPEQQSGIMLLPEDAPLNVDIVEYLGLDDHILELDLTPNRGDCLSMIGVAREVAALLGVEVRMPQCNPTEGEADVSGLAKIDIEDADLCRRYVARVVQNVKIGPSPQWMQQRLRAAGVRPINNIVDVTNYVMMELGQPLHAFDYDKLADRHIIVRRAKADEKIVSLDGFERKLNENMLAICDPKGPVAVAGVMGGLDSEVTDNTTNVLIESAYFNPVSVRRTSKALALRSESSARFEKGIDIGGCVRAAHRAAYLMQQLAGGSVARGVIDNYPNPLVEKTVVLRPARVEYLLGVAVPKEDIISILNSLQFKVQDQGEELLVTVPSFRPDVSIEVDLIEEVARMYGYNQVPDTSIYGITTQGKRTESQRLVNKIKNVLVGCGLTEVVTYGFVSPKVYDMMNLPEDSVFRNALVLQNPLSEEQSIMRTVPVPSLLEVLQRNHNRQIHSGAIFEIGKVYYPVEGQDLPDERATLAMAFSGSTVESWNKPAVAMDFYYAKGVLEVLFNKIGIKDVRYVPFGGAPSFHPGRVAAVEVNGKMIGVLGELHPNVLESYQLPHRAVACKFDIQDLMDAERQQPKFQSLPKFPAVERDLALIVKQSVPVQQMIDVINKAAGKIMKSVKVFDVYVGSQVAEGYKSVAFSLLFQASDRTLTDQEVSSQIKKISKALNAEFDAQLRS from the coding sequence ATGCAGGTTTCATATAAATGGTTGCAAGAATATGTAGACCTTAACATTTCCCCCCGAGAACTGGCTGACCGCTTAACAATGGCAGGGGTTGCGGTGGAAAATGTTAATTACCTTGGCGAGGGCATTAGCAATGTTGTCACCGGCCAAATTGTAAAAATTGATCCTCACCCCAACGCGGACAAGCTAATTATTTGCCAGGTTACCACCGACGGTGAAAACCGCATTCAAATTGTCACCGGGGCCACAAATGTCAGTGAAGGTGATAAAGTACCGGTGGCCAAAGAAGGGGCCAAACTACCGGGTGGTATAGTGATTAAAAAGTCTAAATTGCGGGGTGAAGAGTCCAGGGGAATGCTTTGTTCCGGACAGGAATTAGCCATTGACAGCAAGCTGATGCCCCCTGAGCAGCAAAGCGGTATTATGCTGTTGCCGGAGGACGCTCCGTTAAATGTGGATATAGTTGAATACTTAGGTTTGGATGACCACATCCTTGAACTGGATCTTACACCTAACCGGGGCGATTGCCTATCAATGATAGGTGTGGCCAGGGAAGTGGCAGCCCTATTGGGTGTAGAAGTGCGTATGCCCCAGTGCAATCCCACAGAGGGTGAGGCAGATGTATCTGGCTTAGCGAAAATAGATATTGAGGATGCGGACCTGTGCCGCCGTTATGTTGCCAGGGTGGTGCAGAATGTTAAAATCGGCCCCTCTCCCCAGTGGATGCAGCAGCGCCTGCGCGCCGCCGGAGTCAGGCCCATAAATAACATCGTTGACGTTACAAACTATGTAATGATGGAATTGGGCCAACCCCTACACGCCTTTGATTACGATAAACTGGCTGACCGTCATATCATAGTGCGCCGGGCCAAGGCAGATGAAAAGATTGTTTCCCTGGACGGATTTGAGCGCAAACTAAATGAAAACATGTTAGCCATCTGCGACCCCAAGGGGCCTGTGGCCGTAGCCGGTGTAATGGGCGGTTTGGACAGTGAAGTGACTGATAACACAACCAATGTTTTAATTGAGTCTGCATACTTTAACCCGGTCAGTGTGCGCCGGACCTCTAAGGCCTTGGCACTGCGCTCTGAGTCGTCTGCCAGGTTTGAAAAGGGAATAGATATTGGCGGCTGTGTTAGGGCTGCCCATCGGGCTGCCTATTTGATGCAGCAGTTGGCCGGCGGCAGTGTGGCCCGGGGAGTAATTGATAATTACCCTAACCCGCTGGTGGAAAAAACGGTGGTGCTGCGGCCGGCCCGGGTGGAGTATTTGCTTGGCGTAGCCGTGCCCAAGGAAGATATAATTTCTATTTTAAACAGCCTGCAGTTTAAGGTTCAGGATCAGGGTGAAGAACTGTTGGTGACAGTGCCTTCCTTCCGCCCGGATGTTAGTATAGAGGTGGATTTAATAGAAGAGGTGGCCCGGATGTATGGCTACAACCAGGTGCCCGACACCTCCATTTATGGCATTACCACCCAAGGTAAGCGCACCGAGAGTCAGCGTCTGGTAAATAAAATAAAAAATGTGCTGGTGGGATGCGGCTTAACCGAAGTGGTGACATACGGTTTTGTTAGCCCTAAGGTATATGACATGATGAACTTGCCGGAAGACAGTGTGTTTAGAAATGCCTTGGTATTGCAAAATCCCCTCAGTGAAGAGCAGTCGATCATGCGCACCGTTCCGGTGCCAAGTTTGCTGGAAGTATTACAGAGAAACCACAACCGGCAAATACATAGCGGGGCAATATTTGAAATCGGTAAGGTGTACTATCCCGTGGAAGGTCAAGACTTACCCGATGAAAGGGCTACTTTGGCCATGGCCTTTTCAGGCAGCACCGTGGAATCATGGAACAAGCCGGCGGTAGCCATGGACTTTTACTATGCCAAAGGTGTGCTGGAAGTGTTGTTTAACAAAATAGGTATAAAAGATGTGAGATATGTGCCCTTTGGCGGTGCACCCAGCTTCCATCCCGGACGGGTGGCGGCCGTAGAGGTGAATGGCAAAATGATTGGTGTGCTGGGTGAACTACATCCCAATGTACTGGAAAGCTACCAATTGCCCCACCGGGCGGTGGCTTGTAAATTTGACATACAGGATCTGATGGACGCAGAAAGACAGCAGCCAAAATTCCAGTCACTGCCTAAATTCCCAGCGGTGGAACGTGATTTGGCATTAATAGTAAAACAATCTGTGCCCGTTCAGCAGATGATTGATGTCATAAATAAAGCCGCCGGTAAGATTATGAAGAGTGTAAAGGTATTTGACGTCTATGTTGGCTCACAGGTGGCGGAAGGTTACAAAAGTGTAGCTTTTTCATTGTTATTCCAGGCATCCGACCGCACCCTGACCGATCAAGAGGTTTCATCGCAAATTAAAAAGATATCTAAAGCCCTTAATGCAGAGTTTGATGCCCAATTGCGTTCTTAA
- a CDS encoding cell division protein ZapA, giving the protein MAVKETRVEVEINGEYYKLKGEESPEHMIMVSQHVDRVIKQVIARNPKLPYTSAAVLAAVNIASELTKLQQDYDNLVRMMDTDSKD; this is encoded by the coding sequence ATGGCTGTTAAGGAAACCCGGGTAGAGGTGGAAATAAACGGGGAGTACTACAAGCTGAAGGGCGAGGAATCCCCAGAGCACATGATAATGGTGTCTCAACATGTAGATAGAGTGATTAAGCAGGTTATCGCACGTAATCCAAAGCTTCCTTATACAAGTGCAGCGGTGTTGGCAGCGGTAAACATAGCCAGCGAACTCACTAAGCTGCAGCAGGATTACGATAATCTGGTGAGGATGATGGATACCGACAGTAAAGATTAG
- a CDS encoding YqzL family protein, producing the protein MIFNAEFFWRLFEATGSVRAYMLYKRMIVH; encoded by the coding sequence ATGATATTTAACGCCGAGTTTTTTTGGAGGCTGTTTGAAGCAACCGGATCCGTCAGAGCTTACATGCTATATAAAAGAATGATTGTTCATTAA
- a CDS encoding DNA-3-methyladenine glycosylase: MVLTNIGDLKLLDKAFYNRDTKVVAQQLLGCLLVHHNNEASTGGIIVETEAYLQHNDPACHTSRGMTPRNKVMFGPPGRAYVYFTYGMHYCFNVVTMPEGVGDAVLIRALQPEFGIELMQERRARERLRDLCSGPAKLVQAMGISKEHNGADLVTGPVKIYAGYLGLKADEIVTTTRIGIKAGAELPLRYYIKDNPYISRK, from the coding sequence ATGGTTTTAACAAACATTGGCGATTTAAAACTGTTGGATAAAGCTTTTTACAACCGGGATACTAAAGTGGTGGCTCAACAATTGCTGGGCTGCCTGCTTGTGCATCACAATAATGAAGCAAGCACCGGGGGCATCATTGTTGAAACAGAGGCGTATTTACAGCACAACGATCCTGCCTGCCATACCAGCAGGGGTATGACTCCCAGAAACAAGGTGATGTTTGGCCCCCCGGGCAGGGCCTATGTTTATTTTACCTACGGTATGCATTATTGTTTTAATGTGGTGACCATGCCTGAAGGGGTGGGCGACGCAGTGCTGATTAGGGCGCTGCAGCCGGAATTCGGCATTGAATTAATGCAAGAGCGGCGGGCTAGGGAGCGGCTGCGAGACTTATGCTCCGGTCCGGCAAAACTGGTGCAGGCAATGGGCATAAGTAAAGAACACAATGGTGCCGACCTAGTTACCGGTCCGGTAAAAATTTATGCCGGTTATCTTGGTTTAAAGGCAGATGAAATAGTTACCACAACTCGCATAGGCATTAAGGCAGGGGCAGAATTGCCTTTGCGCTATTACATAAAGGATAACCCCTATATCTCTAGGAAGTGA
- a CDS encoding NGG1p interacting factor 3 protein, NIF3, translating to MKLREIYELAIELGKANDPRGLEEVQKILNNNMEKYNKLEDEDKKDYDQDKLFNPYSDTRVLNGDLDKEIKRVLVGVDMEVAEVLLADRLTEKGKVIDLIIAHHPEGKAMAALHEVMHMQEDILAKHGVPINVAEGIMAARIGEVRRALMPINHNRAVDAARLLGYPLMCIHTPADNMVNTYLQKKMDEKKPERLGDVVKLLKEEPEYAEAVKYNAGPTIVVGNKERRAGKVMVDMTGGTGGSEHAYKNLMQAGVGTMVVMHISEKHRKEAEKNHVNVIIAGHMASDSLGLNLILDKLEEGGIEIVPTAGLLRHKR from the coding sequence ATGAAGTTACGGGAAATATATGAACTGGCAATTGAATTGGGCAAGGCCAATGACCCCCGGGGTTTAGAAGAAGTGCAAAAGATTCTCAACAATAATATGGAAAAATACAACAAATTAGAGGATGAAGATAAAAAGGATTACGACCAGGATAAATTGTTTAATCCATACAGTGACACCCGGGTATTGAATGGTGACTTGGACAAGGAAATTAAACGAGTCTTGGTGGGTGTAGACATGGAGGTAGCCGAGGTGCTGCTGGCCGACCGCCTCACTGAGAAGGGAAAAGTAATTGACTTGATCATAGCCCACCACCCTGAGGGTAAAGCCATGGCCGCCCTGCATGAGGTAATGCATATGCAAGAAGATATCTTAGCTAAACATGGCGTTCCTATTAATGTTGCCGAGGGGATAATGGCAGCGCGCATCGGTGAAGTGCGCCGGGCTTTAATGCCCATTAACCATAACAGGGCGGTGGATGCAGCAAGGCTGCTGGGTTACCCATTAATGTGTATCCACACTCCGGCAGACAACATGGTAAACACCTATTTACAGAAAAAAATGGATGAGAAAAAACCTGAAAGATTAGGTGACGTGGTTAAGTTATTGAAGGAAGAGCCGGAATATGCAGAGGCAGTTAAGTATAATGCCGGGCCCACCATAGTGGTGGGTAATAAAGAACGCCGGGCCGGTAAAGTGATGGTGGATATGACCGGAGGAACCGGCGGCTCTGAACATGCCTACAAGAATCTAATGCAAGCCGGGGTTGGCACCATGGTGGTAATGCATATTAGTGAAAAGCACCGTAAAGAAGCAGAAAAGAACCATGTAAATGTTATCATAGCGGGTCACATGGCCAGCGACTCATTGGGCTTGAACTTAATTTTAGACAAACTGGAAGAGGGCGGTATAGAAATTGTACCTACCGCCGGCCTCTTGCGCCACAAAAGGTAA
- the infC gene encoding translation initiation factor IF-3, whose translation MNEEIRVKEVRLVDEQNNQLGIMPVRDALRIAEERNLDLVEVAPQGKPPVCRLMDYGKHKYEQSKREKETRKKQRIINVKEVKMRPNIDEHDYQVKFRNAVRFLKDGDKVKATIMFRGREIVHNPKGQAILERMANELSELSVIERRPKLEGRNMIMILAPKTDKQD comes from the coding sequence ATTAATGAGGAGATACGTGTTAAGGAAGTTAGGCTGGTGGATGAACAAAATAATCAGCTAGGAATAATGCCAGTCCGAGACGCCTTACGTATTGCGGAGGAACGTAACTTAGACCTGGTTGAGGTGGCTCCACAGGGAAAGCCCCCGGTTTGTCGTTTAATGGATTACGGTAAACACAAGTATGAGCAAAGCAAACGGGAAAAAGAAACCAGGAAGAAGCAGCGTATTATTAATGTTAAAGAAGTGAAGATGCGTCCTAATATTGATGAGCATGATTATCAGGTTAAGTTTCGCAACGCCGTTCGTTTTTTAAAGGATGGCGATAAGGTAAAGGCAACAATTATGTTTAGAGGACGGGAAATAGTACACAACCCTAAGGGTCAGGCAATACTAGAGCGCATGGCAAATGAATTGTCAGAGCTAAGTGTTATAGAAAGGCGGCCAAAACTCGAGGGAAGAAATATGATTATGATTTTAGCACCAAAAACAGATAAACAGGACTAG
- the rplT gene encoding 50S ribosomal protein L20: MPRAKSSVVSRKRHKKVLKLAKGYRGAKSKLYRVANQQLLKSLTYAYRDRKARKREFRKLWIARINAAARNNGMNYSTLISGLKKAGVEVNRKMLADLAVNDANAFNQLVEVAKGKLNQ, encoded by the coding sequence ATGCCACGGGCGAAAAGCAGTGTTGTATCCCGTAAGAGACATAAAAAAGTACTGAAACTGGCTAAGGGTTACCGCGGCGCAAAAAGCAAGCTGTACCGGGTAGCTAATCAGCAGTTGTTGAAATCATTAACTTATGCATATCGCGACCGCAAGGCTCGTAAACGTGAATTCCGCAAACTTTGGATTGCCCGTATTAATGCCGCTGCACGCAATAACGGAATGAATTATAGCACCTTAATCAGCGGTTTGAAGAAGGCCGGTGTGGAAGTAAATCGTAAGATGCTGGCAGATTTGGCCGTAAATGATGCCAACGCCTTCAATCAATTGGTAGAAGTGGCAAAGGGTAAGTTGAATCAATAA
- the rpmI gene encoding 50S ribosomal protein L35, with protein MPKIKTHRGAAKRFKRTGSGKIKYWHAYKSHILGKKTAKRKRHLRKGSIVSAADAPSIDRLIP; from the coding sequence ATGCCTAAGATTAAAACCCACCGTGGTGCTGCCAAAAGATTTAAGCGCACAGGTAGCGGTAAAATAAAGTACTGGCATGCTTATAAAAGCCATATTTTAGGCAAGAAAACAGCAAAGCGTAAGCGCCACCTGCGCAAAGGTAGCATAGTTAGTGCTGCAGACGCCCCAAGTATTGATAGGTTAATACCATAA
- the pheS gene encoding phenylalanine--tRNA ligase subunit alpha, producing the protein MEEKLRNIAAEAKRSLEEAATIAELNNLRVKYLGKKGELTTVLRGMGSLSAEERPKIGALANKIRAELESLINERNKRLKEEEKGRRLALETIDVTLPGTPFPMGNKHPLTKVQEEIENIFLGMGFDIAEGPEIELDYYNFEALNLPKDHPARDMQDTFFINSEVLLRTHTSPVQVRTMEKTTPHVPVKVICPGRVYRRDDDATHSPMFTQVEGLAIDKRITFSDLKGILSLFARQMFGPNTKTRFRPSYFPFTEPSAEVDISCVMCKGKGCRVCSHTGWLEILGSGMVHPKVLEMSGYNPEEVTGYAFGMGIERIAMLKYGIDDLRLFYDNDLRFLAQF; encoded by the coding sequence ATGGAAGAGAAATTAAGGAACATTGCTGCCGAGGCAAAAAGGTCTTTAGAAGAGGCAGCTACAATTGCAGAACTGAACAATTTACGGGTTAAATATTTAGGCAAAAAAGGGGAATTGACTACAGTGCTGCGGGGTATGGGCTCCCTATCGGCTGAGGAAAGACCCAAGATAGGGGCACTGGCCAACAAAATTCGTGCAGAACTGGAGTCTTTAATTAACGAACGCAATAAGCGGCTTAAGGAAGAGGAAAAAGGCCGCCGCCTGGCTTTAGAGACCATTGACGTTACGCTGCCGGGAACACCCTTTCCCATGGGTAACAAGCACCCCCTGACAAAGGTGCAGGAGGAGATTGAAAACATTTTCTTAGGAATGGGATTTGACATTGCCGAAGGGCCGGAAATAGAGTTAGATTACTATAATTTTGAAGCCTTAAACTTACCTAAAGATCACCCTGCCAGAGATATGCAGGACACCTTCTTTATTAACTCTGAGGTGCTGCTTCGCACCCACACCTCACCGGTGCAGGTGCGTACCATGGAAAAAACCACGCCCCATGTTCCGGTGAAGGTGATTTGTCCGGGCAGAGTGTATCGGCGGGACGACGATGCCACACACTCACCGATGTTTACCCAGGTGGAGGGTTTGGCCATTGACAAGCGCATCACCTTCAGTGACTTAAAGGGTATCTTGAGTTTGTTTGCCCGCCAGATGTTTGGTCCAAATACCAAAACAAGATTTCGCCCCAGTTACTTTCCCTTCACTGAGCCCAGTGCAGAGGTGGATATATCCTGCGTCATGTGTAAGGGTAAGGGCTGCCGTGTGTGCAGCCATACAGGATGGTTAGAGATACTGGGTTCCGGTATGGTTCACCCAAAGGTGCTGGAGATGTCCGGTTATAATCCCGAAGAGGTAACAGGTTATGCCTTTGGCATGGGCATTGAGCGCATAGCTATGCTTAAGTACGGCATTGATGATCTTAGACTCTTTTACGATAATGACTTACGCTTTTTAGCGCAGTTTTAA